In Helianthus annuus cultivar XRQ/B chromosome 3, HanXRQr2.0-SUNRISE, whole genome shotgun sequence, a single window of DNA contains:
- the LOC110929229 gene encoding glycine-rich protein A3-like yields the protein MHYSGANANNYLPSASAPHVSMYSAPPQSSSMIYPPVSTGAYPMPPVYPPLAAPYPPQPYPPAQQPYGSHYSHGSLYPGGYTLY from the exons ATGCATTATTCGGGTGCCAATGCAAACAATTATTTGCCATCAGCAAGTGCACCACATGTGTCTATGTACTCTGCACCGCCGCAGTCTTCCTCCATGATTTATCCACCTGTCTCTACCGGAGCTTATCCTATGCCGCCCGTATACCCGCCACTGGCAGCTCCTTATCCCCCTCAGCCATACCCTCCAGCTCAGCAGCCATATGGCTCCCACTATTCTCATG GTTCTTTATATCCAGGAGGGTATACTCTATACTGA
- the LOC110931668 gene encoding elicitor-responsive protein 1 — translation MANLLEVTVVGCNKLKDTEWISRQDPYVCVEYGNTRNRTRVCTDGGKNPTFQEKFVYTMIEGLRELNLIVWNSNTISRDDFIGSGKVHLAKVISEGYDDSSWPLQTKHGRHGGEVVGSVLFEHEGKQYKSYLSQQIVQRRIQ, via the exons atggcaaaTCTCCTTGAAGTTACTG TGGTTGGCTGCAATAAGCTGAAAGACACAGAATGGATATCAAGACAAGATCCTTATGTCTGTGTTGAATACGGTAATACCAGAAACCGCACTCGTGTTTGTACAGATGGAGGCAAAAACCCAACATTCCAAGAGAAATTTGTATACACCATGATTGAAGGATTAAGAGAGTTAAACCTTATTGTTTGGAACAGCAATACCATCTCACGTGACGACTTCATAGGCAGTGGAAA GGTGCACTTAGCAAAGGTTATTTCTGAGGGATACGACGATAGCTCTTGGCCGTTGCAGACTAAACATGGCAGGCATGGTGGCGAggttgttggttcagttctgtttgagcatgaaggaaaacaatataaatcatacctgtcacagcagatagtgcagaggagaatccagtaa